In Alkalihalobacillus sp. TS-13, the following are encoded in one genomic region:
- a CDS encoding DUF2975 domain-containing protein, translating into MNRGSTNFLKVVVFLLAIPVLGMCIFLLPWVANDVSESNWEFAYLVYPVLFGMYASAIPFFIALYQAFRLLIYIDKNKAFSELSVRALRNIKLCAITISVLYLVSMPFFYLIGEKDDAPGVIVIGMVLTFAPMVIAVFAAVLQRLLQEAIDIKSENDLTV; encoded by the coding sequence ATGAATCGAGGTTCAACAAATTTCTTAAAGGTGGTTGTTTTTCTTCTTGCAATTCCGGTTCTTGGAATGTGCATATTTTTGTTGCCATGGGTCGCCAATGATGTATCAGAAAGTAATTGGGAGTTTGCATATTTGGTATATCCAGTTTTGTTCGGTATGTATGCATCGGCGATTCCGTTTTTCATCGCGTTGTATCAGGCGTTCCGACTCCTGATCTATATTGACAAGAACAAAGCGTTCTCGGAATTGTCTGTAAGAGCTTTAAGGAATATCAAATTATGTGCAATCACAATCAGTGTCTTGTATCTGGTCAGCATGCCATTCTTTTATCTTATAGGGGAGAAAGACGATGCTCCAGGAGTCATCGTAATCGGAATGGTTCTTACCTTTGCGCCAATGGTGATTGCTGTCTTTGCTGCAGTTCTCCAAAGGCTATTACAAGAAGCCATAGA
- a CDS encoding winged helix-turn-helix transcriptional regulator — MEYYLTTKGKDFQSVLIEMRNWRQRWEKDK, encoded by the coding sequence GTGGAATATTATTTAACTACAAAAGGGAAAGATTTTCAAAGCGTGTTGATCGAAATGCGCAATTGGAGACAAAGATGGGAAAAGGATAAATGA